From a region of the Tachysurus fulvidraco isolate hzauxx_2018 chromosome 5, HZAU_PFXX_2.0, whole genome shotgun sequence genome:
- the LOC125138360 gene encoding potassium voltage-gated channel subfamily A member 10, with protein sequence MEVPLVNFENLDDIGINLGDPSDSGYPASPTSETPEQNQLTHGLDSPAHSPQRYRRPGNSTTSPTTLTKRGTSSCNSLISNWKVLMNSEGSPCEALLGKVAKDCCDDLFAEKQNLEEGDQRVVINVSGMMYETTLKTLNQFPDTLLGDPKRRMDYFDPMKNEYFFDRNRPSFDGILYFYQSGGKIRRPANVPLDVFADEIVFYRLGHEVMEQFREDEGFIKDPEPQLPTSELYRQFWLLFEYPESSSAARSVAVVSVLVITISICIFCLETLPEFRDDHEFPHKVVNLTRDANGTLLSPSPPPKTMESTFTDPFFVVETICIIWFCFELGVRFVVCPSKSEFFGNIMNVIDIVSIMPYFITVITELMATHDSAANQNMSLATLRVIRLVRVFRIFKLSRHSKGLQILGQTLKASMRELGLLIFFLFIGVILFSSAIYFAEVDEPETQFVSIPEGFWWAVVTMTTVGYGDMCPITLGGKMVGILCAIAGVLTIALPVPVIVSNFNYFYHRETEQAEKQVMDAAAEAAANQKTDDKYDSNFSLDKSNGNWQPEKNGIP encoded by the coding sequence ATGGAGGTTCCTCTGGTAAACTTTGAGAACCTGGACGATATCGGAATTAACCTGGGAGACCCAAGTGACTCAGGATATCCAGCTTCACCCACTTCAGAGACACCAGAGCAGAACCAGCTGACACATGGTCTAGATTCACCAGCACATTCACCACAAAGATATAGGAGGCCTGGAAACTCAACAACATCTCCCACAACACTCACTAAGAGAGGGACCTCAAGTTGCAACAGTCTCATCTCTAACTGGAAGGTACTTATGAACAGTGAAGGCAGTCCATGTGAGGCTCTCCTAGGCAAGGTAGCTAAAGACTGTTGTGATGACTTATTTGCAGAAAAGCAGAACCTTGAAGAGGGTGATCAAAGAGTAGTCATCAATGTCTCAGGAATGATGTATGAGACGACACTTAAAACCTTGAACCAGTTCCCTGATACTCTGCTTGGGGATCCTAAAAGAAGGATGGACTATTTTGACCCCATGaagaatgaatatttttttgacCGCAATCGGCCAAGTTTTGATGGAATCCTGTACTTTTATCAGTCCGGTGGTAAGATCCGCAGACCGGCAAATGTACCATTGGATGTTTTTGCTGATGAGATTGTCTTCTACAGGCTGGGCCATGAAGTGATGGAACAGTTTAGGGAGGATGAAGGTTTTATCAAAGACCCTGAACCTCAGTTGCCGACAAGTGAGCTGTACCGTCAGTTCTGGCTCTTATTTGAGTACCCAGAGAGCTCTAGTGCTGCCAGATCTGTGGCTGTAGTGTCTGTTCTTGTCATCACCATCTCTATTTGTATATTCTGTCTAGAGACTCTCCCAGAGTTCCGCGATGATCATGAATTTCCCCATAAAGTTGTTAACTTAACTCGTGATGCTAACGGAACACTTCTTTCTCCAAGCCCTCCTCCCAAAACTATGGAATCTACTTTTACAGATCCTTTCTTTGTTGTAGAAACTATATGTATAATCTGGTTCTGCTTTGAGCTAGGAGTGCGCTTTGTTGTGTGCCCCAGCAAGAGTGAGTTTTTTGGCAACATCATGAACGTAATTGATATTGTTTCCATTATGCCGTACTTCATCACTGTAATCACAGAGCTCATGGCCACTCATGACTCAGCAGCGAATCAGAATATGTCTCTGGCCACATTACGTGTCATCAGACTGGTGAGAGTATTCAGGATCTTCAAACTTTCCCGTCATTCCAAGGGGCTACAGATTCTGGGGCAAACCCTAAAGGCTAGTATGAGGGAGCTTGGCTTGCTCATCTTTTTCCTGTTCATTGGAGTCATCCTTTTCTCCAGTGCCATTTATTTTGCTGAGGTTGATGAACCCGAAACACAGTTTGTGAGCATCCCAGAGGGGTTCTGGTGGGCTGTGGTCACCATGACAACAGTTGGCTATGGTGACATGTGCCCAATCACCTTGGGGGGTAAGATGGTAGGAATCCTCTGTGCCATCGCTGGAGTGCTGACAATTGCTCTGCCAGTTCCTGTCATTGTTTCTAATTTCAACTATTTCTACCATCGTGAAACAGAGCAGGCAGAGAAGCAGGTGATGGATGCAGCTGCAGAGGCTGCTGCAAATCAGAAGACTGATGATAAATATGATAGTAACTTTTCTCTGGACAAGAGTAATGGAAACTGGCAGCCTGAAAAAAATGGCATTCCTTGA
- the LOC113642724 gene encoding potassium voltage-gated channel subfamily A member 2: MTVATGDPSDESAAHPGHPQDYDAEGEQECCERVVINISGLRFETQLKTLSQFPETLLGDPKKRMRYFDPLRNEYFFDRNRPSFDAILYYYQSGGRLRRPVNVTLDIFSEEIRFYELGEEAIEMFREDEGFIKEEERPLPDNEFQKQVWLLFEFPESSGPARIIAIISVMVILISIVSFCLETLPIFRSDEEDMHKVRTYNSNSTTNYVSTSFTNPFFILETLCIIWFSFEFLVRFFACPSKASFFVNIMNMIDVVAIIPYFITLGTELAEKAEDGQQGQQAMSLAILRVIRLVRVFRIFKLSRHSKGLQILGQTLKASMRELGLLIFFLFIGVILFSSAVYFAEADEPESQFYSIPDAFWWAVVSMTTVGYGDMVPTTIGGKIVGSLCAIAGVLTIALPVPVIVSNFNYFYHRETEGEEQAQYLQVNTPKADSQEELKRSQSVSTMSKSDYMEIQEGMNNSNEDFQEEDLKKGNCTLANTNYVNIKKMLTDV, from the coding sequence ATGACAGTGGCAACAGGAGATCCCTCAGATGAGTCAGCAGCACACCCAGGCCACCCTCAGGACTATGACGCTGAGGGAGAACAGGAATGCTGTGAAAGGGTTGTCATAAACATTTCTGGCCTGCGCTTTGAGACACAGCTCAAGACCCTCTCGCAATTTCCTGAGACCCTGCTTGGTGATCCAAAAAAGCGGATGAGATACTTTGACCCTTTAAGGAATGAGTATTTCTTTGATAGAAACCGCCCAAGTTTTGATGCCATCCTGTACTACTACCAGTCTGGAGGAAGGTTACGGCGCCCTGTAAATGTGACTCTGGATATATTTTCAGAAGAAATTCGATTTTATGAGCTTGGAGAGGAGGCTATTGAAATGTTCAGGGAGGATGAAGGGTTCATAAAGGAAGAGGAGAGGCCTTTGCCTGATAATGAATTTCAGAAGCAGGTCTGGTTGCTCTTTGAGTTTCCAGAAAGTTCAGGACCAGCAAGGATTATAGCCATTATATCTGTCATGGTAATTCTTATTTCTATTGTCAGCTTTTGTTTGGAGACTCTGCCTATATTCCGTAGTGATGAAGAAGATATGCATAAAGTCCGCACATATAATAGTAACTCCACCACCAATTATGTGTCCACCTCCTTCACTAACCCTTTCTTCATCTTGGAGACACTCTGCATAATCTGGTTCTCCTTTGAGTTCCTGGTTCGGTTCTTTGCCTGCCCCAGTAAAGCCAGCTTCTTTGTGAACATAATGAATATGATTGATGTGGTAGCCATTATCCCCTACTTCATTACACTTGGAACAGAACTGGCAGAAAAAGCAGAGGATGGCCAACAAGGGCAGCAGGCCATGTCTTTAGCTATCTTGCGAGTCATCCGGCTTGTAAGGGTGTTCAGGATCTTTAAGCTCTCACGTCACTCGAAGGGACTCCAAATTCTTGGGCAAACCCTGAAAGCCAGCATGAGAGAACTTGGGTTGCttatcttcttcctcttcattgGTGTCATCCTCTTTTCCAGTGCTGTCTACTTTGCTGAAGCAGATGAACCTGAATCCCAGTTCTACAGTATCCCAGATGCCTTCTGGTGGGCTGTGGTTTCTATGACAACTGTTGGGTATGGAGATATGGTACCCACAACTATTGGTGGCAAGATTGTTGGTTCACTTTGTGCCATCGCTGGTGTGCTGACCATTGCTTTACCAGTGCCTGTAATTGTCTCAAATTTCAACTACTTCTACCACCGTGAAACAGAGGGTGAGGAGCAAGCTCAATATCTGCAGGTTAACACACCAAAAGCTGATTCCCAAGAAGAATTGAAAAGAAGTCAAAGTGTTTCTACCATGAGCAAATCTGACTATATGGAGATTCAAGAAGGAATGAACAACAGCAATGAGGATTTCCAGGAGGAAGATCTTAAAAAAGGAAACTGCACTTTGGCCAACACAAACTATGTGAATATCAAAAAAATGCTGACTGATGTATAA